A single genomic interval of Natator depressus isolate rNatDep1 chromosome 16, rNatDep2.hap1, whole genome shotgun sequence harbors:
- the PHPT1 gene encoding 14 kDa phosphohistidine phosphatase, producing MAAEELSRIPSVDIDPDGVFKYVLIRVRPAGGQGPARDLVRGYAWAEYHADIYDKTAAEIEKQGYDCECLGGGRISHRSKEKKIHVYGYSVGFGQAKHSVSTKILKDEYPDYVVTWADEGY from the exons ATGGCGGCGGAGGAGTTGAGCCGCATCCCCAGCGTCGACATCGACCCCGACGGCGTCTTCAAATACGTGCTGATCCGCGTGCGGCCGGCGGGGGGCCAGGGGCCCGCCAGGGATCTCGTGCGGGGCTACGCCTGGGCCGAGTACCACg CTGATATTTATGACAAGACTGCGGCAGAAATCGAGAAGCAAGGCTACGACTGCGAGTGCTTGGGCGGGGGCAGGATCTCCCATCGGAGCAAGGAGAAGAAGATCCATGTTTATGGATATTCTGTG GGCTTTGGTCAAGCAAAACACTCTGTGTCCACAAAGATACTGAAAGATGAGTATCCAGACTATGTGGTCACCTGGGCTGACGAAGGCTACTGA